One segment of Nyctibius grandis isolate bNycGra1 chromosome 11, bNycGra1.pri, whole genome shotgun sequence DNA contains the following:
- the BCL2L10 gene encoding bcl-2-like protein 10: MPGSLKEETALLLEDYFQHRGGGAALPPSPTAATLRRAAAELERRERPFFRSCAPLARAEPREAAALLGRVAAQLEADGGLNWGRLLALVVFAGTLAAALAERGCGDGPRCLAAALAAYLAEERGEWLEAHGGWDGFCRFFGRHGSQPADQSSTISNAIMAAAGFGIAGLAFLLVVR; encoded by the exons ATGCCGGGGTCGCTGAAGGAGGAGACGGcgctgctgctggaggactACTTCCAGcaccgcggcggcggcgccgcgctgccccccagccccacggcggCCACgctgcggcgggcggcggccgaGCTggagcggcgggagcggccCTTCTTCCGCTCCTGCGCGCCGCTGGCGCGGGCCGAgccgcgggaggcggcggcgctgcTGGGGCGGGTGGCGGCGCAGCTGGAGGCCGACGGCGGCCTCAACTGGGGCCGGCTGCTGGCGCTGGTGGTCTTCGCCGGCACGCTGGCCGCCGCGCTGGCCGAGCGGGGCTGCGGCGACGGGCCGCGCTGCCTGGCCGCCGCGCTGGCCGCCTACCTGGCCGAGGAGCGGGGCGAGTGGCTGGAGGCGCACGGCGGATGG gATGGCTTCTGTCGCTTCTTCGGCAGACACGGCTCCCAACCGGCTGACCAGAGCAGTACCATCAGCAATGCGATCATGGCCGCAGCGGGGTTTGGAATAGCAGGATTGGCTTTTCTCTTGGTGGTGCGGTAG